A single genomic interval of Tursiops truncatus isolate mTurTru1 chromosome 1, mTurTru1.mat.Y, whole genome shotgun sequence harbors:
- the SLC16A1 gene encoding monocarboxylate transporter 1 isoform X1, whose amino-acid sequence MPPVVGGPVGYTPPDGGWGWAVVVGAFISIGFSYAFPKSITVFFKEIEGIFNATTSEVSWISSIMLAVMYGGGPISSILVNKYGSRPIMIAGGCLSGCGLIAASFCNTVQELYLCVGVIGGLGLAFNLNPALTMIGKYFYKRRPLANGLAMAGSPVFLSTLAPLNQAFFGIYGWRGSFLILGGLLLNCCVAGALMRPIGPKPTTVERYMSKESLPEAGKSDAKKGASDANTDLIGGNPKEEKRSVFQTLNKFLDLSLFKHRGFLLYLSGNVLMFFGLFTPLVFLSNYGKSQHYSSEKSAFLLSILAFVDMVARPSMGLVANTKWIRPRVQYFFAASIIANGVCHLAAPLSSSYIGFCVYAGFFGFAFGWLSSVLFETLMDLVGPQRFSSAVGLVTIVECCPVLLGPPLLGRLNDIYGDYKYTYWACGIILIVAGIYLFIGMGINYRLLAKEQKAEQQQKKESKEEETSIDVAEKPKEVTDAAESLDPKGIEGGPKEEESPV is encoded by the exons ATGCCACCGGTAGTTGGAGGTCCAGTTGGATACACCCCCCCAGATGGAGGCTGGGGATGGGCAGTGGTAGTTGGAGCTTTCATTTCCATCGGCTTCTCCTATGCGTTTCCCAAATCTATTACTGTGTTCTTCAAAGAAATTGAAGGTATATTCAATGCCACCACCAGTGAAGTGTCATGGATATCTTCCATCATGTTGGCTGTCATGTATGGTGGAG GTCCTATCAGCAGTATCCTGGTGAATAAATATGGCAGTCGTCCAATCATGATTGCTGGCGGCTGCTTGTCAGGCTGTGGCTTGATCGCAGCTTCCTTCTGTAACACTGTGCAGGAACTTTACTTGTGTGTCGGAGTCATTGGAG GTCTTGGGCTTGCCTTCAACTTGAATCCAGCTTTAACCATGATTGGCAAATATTTCTACAAGAGGCGACCGTTGGCAAATGGACTGGCCATGGCAGGCAGCCCTGTGTTCCTTTCTACCCTGGCCCCCCTTAATCAGGCTTTCTTTGGTATCTATGGCTGGAGAGGAAGCTTCCTAATTCTTGGGGGCTTATTATTAAACTGCTGTGTGGCTGGAGCTCTGATGAGACCAATAGGGCCCAAGCCAACCACTGTAGAGAGATATATGTCTAAAGAATCTCTTCCGGAAGCTGGAAAATCTGACGCAAAAAAGGGGGCAAGTGATGCAAATACAGATCTCATTGGAGGAAATccgaaagaagagaaaagatcaGTCTTCCAAACACTTAATAAATTCCTGGACTTATCCCTGTTCAAGCACAGAGGCTTTTTGCTCTACCTGTCTGGAAATGTGCTCATGTTTTTTGGACTGTTTACACCTTTGGTCTTTCTTAGTAATTATGGCAAGAGTCAGCATTACTCTAGTGAGAAgtctgccttccttctttccattctgGCTTTTGTTGACATGGTAGCCAGACCTTCTATGGGACTTGTAGCCAACACAAAGTGGATAAGACCTCGAGTTCAGTATTTTTTTGCTGCTTCTATTATTGCAAATGGAGTGTGTCATCTGGCAGCACCTTTGTCCTCTAGCTACATAGGATTCTGTGTCTATGCGGGATTCTTCGGATTCGCATTTGGGTGGCTCAGCTCAGTATTGTTTGAAACGCTGATGGACCTGGTTGGACCCCAGAGGTTCTCCAGTGCTGTGGGATTGGTGACCATTGTGGAATGCTGTCCTGTCCTGCTGGGGCCACCACTTTTAG GTCGTCTCAATGACATATATGGAGACTACAAATACACATACTGGGCATGTGGTATAATCCTTATTGTCGCAGGCATCTATCTTTTCATCGGCATGGGCATCAATTACCGACTTCTTGCAAAAGAACAGAAAGCTGAGCAGCagcagaaaaaggaaagtaaagagGAGGAGACCAGTATAGATGTTGCTGAGAAGCCAAAAGAAGTTACCGATGCAGCAGAATCTCTGGATCCTAAAGGCATAGAAGGAGGCCCCAAGGAGGAGGAGAGTCCAGTTTGA
- the SLC16A1 gene encoding monocarboxylate transporter 1 isoform X2, whose protein sequence is MIAGGCLSGCGLIAASFCNTVQELYLCVGVIGGLGLAFNLNPALTMIGKYFYKRRPLANGLAMAGSPVFLSTLAPLNQAFFGIYGWRGSFLILGGLLLNCCVAGALMRPIGPKPTTVERYMSKESLPEAGKSDAKKGASDANTDLIGGNPKEEKRSVFQTLNKFLDLSLFKHRGFLLYLSGNVLMFFGLFTPLVFLSNYGKSQHYSSEKSAFLLSILAFVDMVARPSMGLVANTKWIRPRVQYFFAASIIANGVCHLAAPLSSSYIGFCVYAGFFGFAFGWLSSVLFETLMDLVGPQRFSSAVGLVTIVECCPVLLGPPLLGRLNDIYGDYKYTYWACGIILIVAGIYLFIGMGINYRLLAKEQKAEQQQKKESKEEETSIDVAEKPKEVTDAAESLDPKGIEGGPKEEESPV, encoded by the exons ATGATTGCTGGCGGCTGCTTGTCAGGCTGTGGCTTGATCGCAGCTTCCTTCTGTAACACTGTGCAGGAACTTTACTTGTGTGTCGGAGTCATTGGAG GTCTTGGGCTTGCCTTCAACTTGAATCCAGCTTTAACCATGATTGGCAAATATTTCTACAAGAGGCGACCGTTGGCAAATGGACTGGCCATGGCAGGCAGCCCTGTGTTCCTTTCTACCCTGGCCCCCCTTAATCAGGCTTTCTTTGGTATCTATGGCTGGAGAGGAAGCTTCCTAATTCTTGGGGGCTTATTATTAAACTGCTGTGTGGCTGGAGCTCTGATGAGACCAATAGGGCCCAAGCCAACCACTGTAGAGAGATATATGTCTAAAGAATCTCTTCCGGAAGCTGGAAAATCTGACGCAAAAAAGGGGGCAAGTGATGCAAATACAGATCTCATTGGAGGAAATccgaaagaagagaaaagatcaGTCTTCCAAACACTTAATAAATTCCTGGACTTATCCCTGTTCAAGCACAGAGGCTTTTTGCTCTACCTGTCTGGAAATGTGCTCATGTTTTTTGGACTGTTTACACCTTTGGTCTTTCTTAGTAATTATGGCAAGAGTCAGCATTACTCTAGTGAGAAgtctgccttccttctttccattctgGCTTTTGTTGACATGGTAGCCAGACCTTCTATGGGACTTGTAGCCAACACAAAGTGGATAAGACCTCGAGTTCAGTATTTTTTTGCTGCTTCTATTATTGCAAATGGAGTGTGTCATCTGGCAGCACCTTTGTCCTCTAGCTACATAGGATTCTGTGTCTATGCGGGATTCTTCGGATTCGCATTTGGGTGGCTCAGCTCAGTATTGTTTGAAACGCTGATGGACCTGGTTGGACCCCAGAGGTTCTCCAGTGCTGTGGGATTGGTGACCATTGTGGAATGCTGTCCTGTCCTGCTGGGGCCACCACTTTTAG GTCGTCTCAATGACATATATGGAGACTACAAATACACATACTGGGCATGTGGTATAATCCTTATTGTCGCAGGCATCTATCTTTTCATCGGCATGGGCATCAATTACCGACTTCTTGCAAAAGAACAGAAAGCTGAGCAGCagcagaaaaaggaaagtaaagagGAGGAGACCAGTATAGATGTTGCTGAGAAGCCAAAAGAAGTTACCGATGCAGCAGAATCTCTGGATCCTAAAGGCATAGAAGGAGGCCCCAAGGAGGAGGAGAGTCCAGTTTGA